The following coding sequences are from one Arthrobacter sp. 24S4-2 window:
- the istA gene encoding IS21 family transposase, translating into MVRKIKAKLVLQLRNQGLSGRAISLAQGMSRHSVQAVIDAANQLGLGWDDVAEKSEGEVYLALFPGRGVRESVFAQPDWVQVHRELARVGVTLKLLHQEYLDGCSRAGQAAMSYDRFCRLYGDYANVTGASSRVGHKAGRSVEVDWSGPTMQLVDPATGEISKVYLFVACLPFSRYAFVEATLDMRQESWLRAHAAMFAFFSGTVPRIVPDNLKTGVISHPREGEVVLNDAYREMAAHYSAAVLPGRVRHPKDKASVENTVSHVATWVIAGLRQEQFTSLVQLRARIREQIDAYNRQPFQKREGSRLSVFTAEEKPLLQPLPAVTFEISTWTYGRKVGRNGHVVWAKNFYSVPFTHIGAHVDLRVTDTMLEIYRGDERLTSHLLLPVTTTNQYRTNEADLPEGHSWQAWDRARIDAWALRMGPATGTVIEKIFESVRIEEAGYDPALAVLRLSRRFSPARVEAACRLALRGPIRSPRYAHLRPILDTGQDKTGHVEEPDDEDGGYVRGSSYYAGGTR; encoded by the coding sequence ATGGTACGGAAGATCAAGGCGAAGCTCGTCTTGCAGTTGCGTAACCAGGGCCTGTCCGGCAGAGCGATCTCGCTCGCTCAGGGCATGTCCAGGCACAGCGTTCAGGCGGTGATCGATGCCGCGAATCAGCTCGGGCTCGGTTGGGACGACGTTGCGGAGAAGTCTGAGGGCGAGGTGTATCTGGCGCTGTTTCCCGGTCGCGGGGTGCGGGAGAGCGTGTTCGCGCAGCCGGACTGGGTCCAGGTGCACCGCGAGCTGGCCAGGGTTGGCGTGACGTTGAAGCTGCTGCACCAGGAGTATCTCGACGGGTGCAGTCGGGCCGGGCAAGCGGCGATGAGTTATGACCGGTTCTGCAGGCTTTACGGCGATTACGCCAACGTCACTGGCGCGTCGTCTCGGGTCGGCCATAAGGCCGGCCGCAGCGTCGAGGTCGACTGGTCCGGGCCGACGATGCAGCTCGTTGACCCGGCAACGGGAGAGATCTCGAAGGTGTATTTGTTCGTCGCATGCCTGCCGTTCAGCAGATATGCGTTCGTGGAGGCGACGTTGGATATGCGGCAGGAGTCGTGGCTGCGCGCGCATGCGGCGATGTTCGCATTCTTCAGCGGCACGGTCCCGCGGATCGTCCCCGACAACCTCAAGACCGGGGTGATCTCTCACCCGCGCGAGGGCGAAGTCGTCCTCAACGACGCCTATCGCGAGATGGCGGCGCATTATTCGGCGGCGGTACTTCCGGGCCGGGTGCGGCACCCGAAAGACAAAGCCAGCGTCGAAAACACTGTCTCCCACGTCGCCACCTGGGTGATTGCGGGTCTGAGGCAGGAGCAGTTCACCAGCCTGGTGCAGCTGCGGGCCCGGATTCGGGAGCAGATCGATGCCTACAACCGACAGCCGTTCCAGAAGCGGGAAGGCTCCCGGCTGAGCGTGTTCACGGCCGAGGAGAAGCCGCTGCTGCAACCGTTGCCGGCGGTGACTTTCGAGATCAGCACCTGGACATATGGGCGCAAAGTAGGCCGGAACGGACACGTGGTCTGGGCAAAAAACTTCTACTCCGTCCCGTTCACCCACATCGGCGCGCATGTTGATCTTCGCGTCACGGACACCATGCTCGAGATCTATCGGGGTGATGAGCGCCTGACCAGCCACCTGCTGCTGCCCGTGACGACGACAAACCAGTATCGGACGAACGAAGCCGACCTTCCCGAGGGGCACAGCTGGCAAGCCTGGGACCGAGCCCGGATCGACGCCTGGGCGTTACGGATGGGACCGGCGACCGGGACCGTGATCGAGAAGATCTTCGAGTCAGTCCGCATCGAGGAAGCCGGCTACGACCCAGCACTGGCGGTCCTGCGCCTGTCTCGTAGGTTCTCACCAGCCCGGGTGGAAGCCGCATGCCGGCTCGCGCTGCGCGGTCCGATACGATCGCCCCGTTACGCCCACCTGCGGCCGATCCTGGACACCGGGCAGGACAAAACCGGGCACGTCGAGGAGCCTGATGACGAAGATGGCGGATACGTGCGCGGCAGCTCCTACTACGCAGGAGGGACCCGATGA
- a CDS encoding ATP-binding protein translates to MSRLDTETKRKLREMNAGELLEAIDTQDETLSISLPFEDRLRLVVDDAYASFTHAKVTGLIRRAGLRYPNADLRRIDLLDERGLDRPLLSQLGTCSFVARQQNVVFQGFTGSGKSYLGCAIAKRACEHRIRAHYVRMPDLEEAWVAAQDTLGGSGKFLRKYAAFTLLVIDEWLLDRPTESMRTMLLELMERRYGETSTVFCTQYSQKDWHQRLGSGVHADAIMDRIIHNTIWIETGNYNMREHTALATA, encoded by the coding sequence ATGAGCCGCCTGGACACGGAAACCAAACGCAAGCTGCGGGAGATGAACGCGGGCGAGCTGCTGGAGGCCATAGATACTCAAGACGAGACGCTGAGCATCAGCCTGCCGTTCGAAGATCGTCTCCGGCTGGTCGTCGATGACGCCTACGCGTCGTTCACCCATGCCAAAGTCACCGGCCTGATCCGGCGGGCGGGGCTGCGCTACCCGAACGCTGACCTGCGCCGCATCGACCTCCTCGATGAGCGAGGTCTTGACCGGCCGCTGCTGAGCCAGCTCGGCACCTGCTCGTTCGTGGCGCGGCAGCAGAACGTTGTCTTCCAAGGGTTCACCGGGTCGGGGAAGTCCTACCTGGGATGCGCGATCGCTAAACGCGCATGCGAACACCGTATCCGCGCGCATTACGTCCGCATGCCCGACCTCGAGGAAGCCTGGGTCGCCGCCCAAGACACCCTTGGCGGATCCGGCAAGTTCCTGCGCAAGTATGCGGCATTCACCCTGCTGGTCATTGATGAGTGGTTGCTGGATCGGCCCACGGAATCGATGCGCACCATGCTGCTGGAACTGATGGAACGCCGCTACGGGGAGACGTCAACAGTGTTCTGCACCCAGTACTCGCAGAAGGACTGGCACCAGCGGCTCGGCTCCGGCGTTCACGCCGACGCGATCATGGACCGGATCATCCACAACACGATCTGGATCGAGACAGGCAATTACAACATGCGCGAACACACAGCACTCGCAACCGCCTAG
- a CDS encoding glycoside hydrolase N-terminal domain-containing protein produces MPPETKDNLRLIAPITSWEDAIPLGNGLMGGLLWGEGNTLRLSLDRGDLWDERTTGEAEWWKKHPWQSTRGEADPWGKYYEGLTPTKLPAGRLELRLDPAQSINSFELNLADAEAIAELDDGTVATAFFSATEPVAMLRVTGRSVPALSLIPAGGADGSGDSSANTKSGGAVAALGYSPAMSGESTDLQWYVQDAADGFKYCACVRIRRSENGTLLAIAVTSTNDCEPGQDLLALAKSRCSRAMDKDYSGMLADHVSWWRGFWAQSSIEIPEPHIQRNYQFTRYLYGAGSRRGAPPMPLQGVWTADHGGLPPWKGDYHNDLNTQLTYSAYQEAGNFEAGESYLDFLWSLTPAFRQFAQDFYGTCGLASPGVMSLAGQPLGGWSQYAMSPP; encoded by the coding sequence ATGCCACCGGAGACGAAGGACAACCTGCGACTTATCGCCCCCATCACCTCGTGGGAGGACGCCATTCCACTCGGCAACGGCCTGATGGGAGGGCTTCTGTGGGGCGAGGGGAATACCCTGCGCCTATCCCTTGACCGTGGCGATCTCTGGGACGAGCGAACCACCGGCGAAGCCGAATGGTGGAAGAAGCATCCGTGGCAAAGCACGCGGGGCGAGGCCGATCCCTGGGGCAAATACTATGAAGGACTTACGCCGACCAAGCTGCCTGCCGGCCGGCTGGAACTAAGGCTCGATCCGGCGCAGAGCATCAATTCCTTCGAATTGAACCTGGCCGACGCCGAAGCAATTGCCGAGCTAGACGACGGCACCGTCGCCACAGCTTTCTTCAGCGCAACGGAACCTGTGGCAATGCTGCGTGTTACCGGCAGGTCAGTGCCTGCCCTGAGTTTGATCCCGGCTGGTGGAGCCGATGGCAGCGGGGATTCCTCCGCCAACACCAAGAGCGGCGGGGCGGTGGCCGCGCTCGGCTACTCGCCCGCAATGTCCGGAGAGTCCACGGACCTGCAATGGTACGTTCAGGATGCTGCCGATGGCTTCAAATACTGCGCCTGTGTTCGGATCCGGCGCTCCGAGAATGGGACACTCCTTGCCATAGCAGTCACTTCCACCAACGACTGCGAGCCCGGACAAGATTTACTCGCCCTGGCCAAGTCTCGATGCAGCCGGGCAATGGACAAGGACTACTCGGGAATGCTTGCCGACCATGTCTCCTGGTGGCGCGGCTTCTGGGCACAATCATCGATCGAAATACCTGAGCCCCATATTCAACGCAACTACCAGTTCACCCGCTACCTTTACGGTGCCGGTTCGCGCAGAGGGGCACCGCCAATGCCCCTGCAAGGTGTGTGGACTGCCGACCATGGCGGTCTGCCGCCGTGGAAGGGTGACTACCACAACGACCTCAATACACAGCTGACCTACTCCGCGTACCAGGAAGCCGGCAACTTTGAGGCCGGCGAGAGCTATCTGGATTTTCTATGGAGCCTGACACCGGCTTTCCGCCAGTTCGCCCAGGATTTCTATGGAACATGCGGCCTCGCGTCCCCGGGTGTCATGTCATTGGCCGGCCAGCCCCTGGGCGGCTGGAGCCAATATGCCATGTCCCCACCATGA